TGACTAAATGAAGTAAATAGAAGTGAATGAATTTTTAAAAGACGCATTGCAGTTGAACCCTGTTTGTTATGTATGGAACAGATCAGTGTGGAGACTGGAAGCTAATGAGGCCTGTAAATTTAAAGCTAAAATCATATTCTGAGGCTTTGCCACCCTGCTGTTTAGGGGTTTGCAGTGAAGTTCGTTTTTAAATGCAGAGCGTCTGTTCTCCCTCCGAAAGCCCCTCACACCCCAACAGATGGAGAGAATATGGAGCTCGGAAGGTTTACCTAGGAGGTGGTAACAGTGAAGCCACTCATTAACACTGAATTTAACACTTCGTTAGCAACGCGGCTTCCTGTTGAGAGCAGCTAGTGCTGAATGTCAAATCCTCAGAGCATACACTGTGGCCTAGCAGGACAACAGCAAGCCTGGGCCCCTTTAACACACCCTTTAAACACAGTCCTGTTGTCCCACAGGTTTGCTGGTGTCGAGCTGTTTAAAACCATCAAATATAATTAGATTGGCTGATGACACCTGAGGTATATTTCTCTGGTCATGAACGGGAGCGTttctacctgtgtgtgtgtgtgtgtgtgtgtctgtctctctgtgtatGTTTGTGCAGTGTGCCAATTTGTCAGGTTTGAAGCAACAACAGTCTCGTGCTGGGATGTGCTTTGGCACCATCAGAGAGTGATAAGACAGAATAATATGATCTTATTGGTGGTGTGCTTTGTTCCCATGGAAATTGGTCAATTTTAGCAGACGGCTGAGAACTTTGGTGGGAGAAACAGGAAGGTTAGATCCCAGAGGTGCATTCACATAATTAAGCTTCCTCACTAGGACTTCCAGGGCTAACATTGGGGTGTGTTGTGAAAAGAAGTGGTGACAGTGGGTGTTTGGGACTcatattgtggcaaaaaaaaaaaaaaaaaagcaaaaaaaagatAACGGCCATCTTCTTTAGGACACTATTAGTACATTTTAGAGAGCTCTAAATTCTTTGATGCTCCCTATATTcaggatgcttttttttttttcataggaTCTatgaatttatataaaaatacatgaaTACGTAAATTAATACATGAATGAACTCTTTTATGATGATGTTTTCAATTTCTGAATTAAAAATCATTGAAACAACTATCCTTATATCATAAcgaattgtaatattttaacagAACTGCCTAGctgcttattaatatttgaattgATTTTGAGCAGCAAAGGTATGTGGTGCAGCCTACAAGGTCATGTGCTCCAAACAACATACAGAAataagcaggaaaaaaaatgcaacagGAAATGATATCATAGAGAGGTCCTTCTTAATGAATATTATTGATATTTATTAtcttgaaaaatatatttttattattattatattcactAAATTATGACTAAACAAgtttaaaaaacacatgaaacaaACATGAATACAAAAAGTACTTGTCTAAGAACTTGGCACATgtgtttttccttttctttgtcAAGGACACAGTCCACCATGTCTTTGACCCTTATAAGGAGATGCGAATTTGAAACTGATCACTTGTCTCTCTTTCACAGATCGTGTTGTCTCTGTTATGGCGGCAGTAAAAGAGAGCACAGAGGAAGACAAAGAGGTAGAATCTTCCTCTGACACTCAAGATTTGACAAGCACATCTTCTcccaacaacaacaataacagctTGGATCCACCAGAGCCCCTGCCCTTGGACAGTCACCAAAACCCTTTAAATGGAGTCCAGCCGAACCCATTTGTCTGTGGTAGCGTTCCTGCTGCCCCCAGCACAAACGACTCATTGCCTTCAGGAGCACTTGTTAATGGAGCTGCTTCACACTGTACCTCAGAGGAGTCCTGCGTCCACAACAAAGACATGTCCCCTCTGCCCGGGACAGACACTAGCCCTGAGGTGTTACCGCCTCCCAGTGAGCTTCAATCAGACACCCGGCAGAAAGCAGAAGGGTGCGCCCTAAAAGTGCAGCCCGCACAGGCCTCATCTGAATCAAACAACAGTGACGGTGAGGCCCCCCTAGATGTGCTGGTGGGGGAAGGCTTGGATAACAGGCCAATCAGCCGACTGTTGGCTAGAAAGGAAATCAAAGCAGGGTGCTTATGGGACTTTGATTCCGAGTTGTCAGAGAGTTCTTCTGATGACTGTGATGGTCTAACTTGGGGCCTGCAGGAGAAGTTCATGCGGATATTGTTGAAAAGCAGCGTAGCAGGTGATGGGGTAAGAACAAAGGTGGAGATTGATGGAGCTCCACCTGCCAACCAAAGACGGAGGATGCGTAAAAATCATACCATGGAGAGGGCTGACACTGGAGGAAAGGTTTATGATGGCTTTGATTACGCATCCCAGAATTCCCTATCTGACGAAGACTCCGATTTTGAGCCGTCCATTAACAAAGAACATGCCTTCAGGAAAGAGCCGGAAAGTTTGAAAGCATATGCCGGCTTGCGCCTGGAGAAATTCTGCGACAAGTCAGCTGCCATGAAGGAGCTAATTTCAAGCGAGAAGGAAGAGAGATGTGATGAAGGCGGCAGCGACGTAGAAACAAACACCTACATGGGTGAAAAATCGGCACGGTTAAAGACGGAGACAAAAACAGGAGAAGAGCTGTCCTTCTTCCCGTGTTCAAAGTGCAACGATAATTTCAAGGAGAAGAGGCATTTGCATAGGCATATGATGTATCATTTAGATAGGAATAAAAAGGTGAGACAAGAACACGTTCCCCGACCCTTTATATGTAGAGAGTGTGGGCGTTCATTCCGAGACCTAACCTCTCTGCAAAAGCACATTATAATCCACCAGGTGCGGAGGGAGAGGCTGATGGAAGAGATTAAAGGTTTCAGTAAGATAGATGTCGAGGGAAGAAGAGCTTGCCTTCAGTGTCCCCAGTGTGTCTTTGGAACGAAATGCCCCAAAACTTTCGTCCATCATGGCAAAACTAATGAGAAGGAGAAGTTGTCTTATAGCTGTGAGGAATGTGATCACATGACTACGACTACAATGGAGGCACAAGAGTGTACATCTCACCACAACACATGTGGCAAGACTGGCAACTCTTTTGTATGTCAAAATTGCACATTTACAAGTACGAATAGATATAGTCTCAGAAAGCATATGGAGTTTATCCACGGGCAGCCATATTATGAGAGTTATGAAGCTCAACCACACCGCAATATGGATGATCACATAAAAGCTTTGTTTGACCAACCTAAAACCAAGGACTCATCTTTACTGATGCCAAAGATTCAAAGCACAGAGAAGCAGTCTGTTAGGGACAGAGGTGAGCTGCCCTTTAGGCCCAATGGCTCAGCTGACCTTAATGTGAGAAGCAAAGAAACACAAAAAGCCTGTGACGGTTTCAGCTCCTCGCTGATCAAATGGAGCCCTGGCAGCCCAGCAAACAAGCTGTCACCATTCTCACTGAGAAGTGACAAGCCAAGCAAATTATCCCCTCTGCCTACAGAGAAAATAGACGTGACAACAGGTCTCCCGTATGTCGAAGAAGACAATCAAGAATATGAAAGCGCTGTCTCAGAAAAGAGGACAAAATATCTTTCCAGCTTTGACGTACATCTTACAACGAAAACAGAGATCGTGAGTAAAGAAGCCTGTCTGAACCCTGGCACTGAGAGCCATCCCAAAGATCCTTCAACTGGCAGTACTTTAGCGCTGCAACCGCTGAGGCACAAAATACCATctaaaagaaaaatgtcaatCCCGTATCGCAACACCCATGCCAATATTCCTCATGTGCGTCTTCCAAAATGTGAGCCTGAGTCTCCACAATGGGACTCAAGTACACCACAAGAGGGAGATGATAATGAAGGTGCTCAGGATTTCAGCGACTGCACCAAAgatcagttttatagcaataccCCCAGTGATTATTTCATCCCTCTCAACAACAACATTTTGGACTATTCCAATCTTACTAATCCAGACAATAGCAGAgtggaggacagtgatgatATTTGTACATTTATAGTGAAGGAGGAGTGTATTGAGAGTATAATAAGTGAGGATAACCCTGATCAGGTTGTTTATCAGCAAAGCGATCCTTATGCAGAGTATATTGTCAACCCTTTGTCTATGGTCGGTAGGAAGTGCTGTCCCTACTGCCCCGCAGTGTTTGAGTCTGGGGTGGGCTTGTCTAACCATGTGAGAGGACACTTACATAGGGTTGGGCTGAGTTATGATGCTCGTCACGTGGTGTCACCTGAGCAAGTGGCATCTCAGGACCGCCAACCTCGCATACGCAGAAAAATTCCCTCAGTGAATCGCAGAATCAGAAAAGGTGATTATTGTTCACCTTTCCTTGTTCAAGTCATTGTGATTTTAGATAATGCTCTCAAACTAAAATCACACATGCATAacttatatttatgtatgtgtaCAAACATTTCTACATGTTACCTAATTTAAAGTAATTATGTGCTTTCATCATGGCAGATAAGCCAGAGTCTAAAACCGAACACACCTGTCCGCTGTGCCTGGGCTGGTTTGACACTAAGACCGGCCTCTCCAATCATGTGCGGGGTCACCTGAAGCGGATTGGCAAGCCTATTTCGGGCGCTAGCAAGTCACCTCTCTGCATTCTGACAGAACTTCTTCAGGATGAGGAGGAGTACAGGAACATTATGAGGGTGTTTGGTTCCAGACCGCACTTATCAAAACCTTTTGTCTCTCAAAAGTTTGCCAGCAGCGATGGACTGTTTCTTACATCCTCTGGCATTCCCATGAAGATCCATCATGCCACGGGCACACCAGACCAAGAGCAATGGACTATGATCAGGTCCCCCCAGGTCGACAGGGAGAGGAAGAGGGCCGATGAGGTCCGATCTAGCACTTTAGAGGATCTTCTGGGAAATACGAAAGTGGAACAGGAAATGGAGGATGAGGATGCCAGGACTCCTTTGACCATCTCCAACACTAGTGGCAGTATACCCAGATCGCCATCTGTGAAGCTGGATCCTACCTGGAGCCAAGGTTAGGAACCACACAATCACTCAATCGTGTCATTTGCTGTTATCCAGAAATCAAATTGAATATTAATTTACATAGGGAAGCCTATTTTATTATAAGCCTCTGAAATGATGAAAAAGTTTTTGACACCGATATGTTTGTTTTAGTAACAAGTTTCAGtaaaatgtctttatttaaaatttgaaaaCCGTAGTAGTCTCTCGATGAGGAAATGACCCTCAACCATTAATGATGAAACatttcatttctaattatgtGTTTTCTCACCAACAGCTTACACTTGTGTAAGTGTCTAAAGTGTCTCTGAGATATAGGTGAACGGGTTAATAATTAGACCCCCAGTCAGTGacagaattgttttttttttctcaaccaAAATACATAAAGTTGTTTAGCTTTGTGTTTGTTCAGAGATACTTAATTTCTTTGATAATAGCATTAAACAAACCAACTAACCAATGTTCGATATGCTTGAAAAGCTGTACCTGGTCTTCCGTAAAGTGATAGCtaacccaaatatgaaaatatctCTCTCTCACATCTGTCCTGTGGAAGcatgtttccaccactgaataaaaaataaagctaattatgacttttatcaaacaatttttatatttttgttctcagaattgtgagatataagctAAAAGTCAAAActgtaagatataaacttgcaactgTGTGAAAACAACACTTCATAAAGACTGAGTatgtcaaaaataaataataaaacaaaaagtgcAGCTTGGAACTGCTTTGGTTACAGCTATTAGAGATTTATTGAGGGAAAATTATCAAATGGATAGCATCTTAAATTTTTGTTTGTTCCTTACACAAAGATATCGTACCATTACTGAAGTTTGGAATATAGCACACCAGTCACAATATTATTTTGGCAAACAACAGAAAGaggttattattttttaaattctttttggTGTCCCTAGTGGCTCAGAAATATAAATTTCATGTTTAAGATGACAATACCGTACTTAAGTTTAATTACATATGCCCATTTAGCTTTAAGGTTAGTGgttgaaaaataattaggctCGTAATTGGCCATTCATTTCTGTTTTCTCATGCAATGTGAATGGACAAAGAGAGCTTGGAAGTACCATTGATACTGAGCAATTTTAGTGAAAACAAAACCCCTCCATAACAAGAATCTTTTGCCTGTTCACTGACAGCTGAGCGTGTGATCTGTCTTGTTTCGAGTGATGTTGAATCAAAGAATCTGAGAGTGACAGACAGGTTAGGTTTCAGATATCTGGGTCACAATCCAGTGTTGAACATTCTTTATTCCCACAAcataggatttttttttgttgttgttagtcTTTAGTTAATAGCTATAGCCCTTGAAGTGCAAATAATAAAGTAGTTTGTTAAGTGCTGCACCATTGATTTGAGATATTTACAGTAAGCATGGGTAGAGATGATCAATACAGTGTAGCATGACTGCACAGTCTTGTTTCACAGCCGCTCTCATATGTTTTCCCACCTCTACTGCCTTCATTATTTACAGTGCACCTTAAAACCCAATTTCAGTCATACACtccatattaaatatttatgacAGACGCCTCATATTTAAGACAAAGTTCTCTTCCTGTAACCTTGAAGTTGCCAGTTGATGCCATTAAAAGAGAGAGGGAACACAAGATTCAGAGAGTGCACGGTAAAAGTTTGCCACTCATTGAAATATTGTAGCAGGTACAAAAAGAATGAATGTCATCAAAAGTGGCTTTGAAATTCAAATGTAAAACGCATAGCGCTCTTTTATGTACTACTGGAAACACATCAGCTGTATTTGCACATCTTTGTTTCATGCGTACCCAAATAAAAACTCTCatttcattaataaataaataaaaaaaactaattaatgAAGTTTCACAATCAAAATTATTTCACAGGTTGTCCAATTTAGAATGATTAGTTAATCTGATTTGATTGTTCAACCAGATTCATATAATCAGGTCTGTAGCTTTATGTTCTGCTAGAACTCTCTGATCAGAGGTGGAACACTGACAACTATTGCAGGAAGTTTACTGAGGCCAGTTAGGGGAAAAAAAGGACATTTGTGCATTTCAGAGTAGTTTAGATAGATACACCTGTAAATCGTGATAGTTTTTCTTAATCAAGAAGAAAAAGGTGttaagacttgtatggcttaatataatgtaaatgatgtctcttactgaaatatgtagtagaaaacccatgaaagatttacgttatttaaaaaatccatgacATATTTGGACAATGGGCGGCACCATTTTGTTTGCGTTCTATGTCGGTGACGTCAAATGGTTGCACTCACTGCTCTACTGACACTGTCATATTGCTATTTTTAACGCAGCACAACTCAGAATATAAAATACGATGCCGcattgtgcagcttttggttgtaatttACAGTCGATGAGCCACAAGAGAAGCGATGTAAGTCTTTACTGCTTTACTAGCGATAAGAGGAGAAAAGAATGGGAAGTTGTGAAGAATGTGAACGAATAAAACTTCCTAACTGCGTCTTTGTTCTCTTCACTTTAGCCCTGATGACTGAAGATTTTTATCTGTATGTTTTGGGTGCAATGGCAATCTAGTAACGCATACAGGTCTTAATATCCGCAGGGTTTCTTTTAAAACCCGATCAGCCTTTTCAATTTTAGCCAGAGCACAAAATTAATGAGGATGAAAACATTGAAGCTGCGCAACGTCTCTGTAGCTATTCAAACTACTGTTGTATGATTGACGTGGTAAAATCGTCTGATCACCCGAATGCATTACACATTCTTAAACATGATGAGAAGATGCTGCTGTTTTATGCGATCACAGATATCTCGTGCATCACAGCGCACGCGAGCTTTGAGGCAGTCTGTCTCAATCGAGATGTGTTATAGGCTTACCTTCGTCATCTCCACGACAGGTGCGACATTTGTTAAAGCATACACTTATATCCATCGGCaactgtaagctctttcagCTGTGGTCTTCTAAAAGCCTCAAAGGCACCAGGGCTTGTAAAGAGAACAAAAAAGAGAATGTTTTGGAAGTTTTATTCGTCCACATTCTTCACAACTTCCCATTCTTTTCTCCTCTTATCGCTAGTAAAGCAGTAAAGACTTACATCGCTTCTCTTGTGCTTATCGACTGAAAATTACTTTTGTCACTATTACCCAGAGTGACCAAAAGACAATGACTTTGTTCATATGTGTATTTTTCCATCTTCCATTTTGTTTGAATTAGGGCTATCAATTCAACATTTGgtacaatcaatcaatcaatcaatcaatcaatcataaAATTGTTCCATTATCAGAACAATACAAGAAAGAAACACTACCTAAATGCAAATCAAATTTTTGCTAACTCTGCCATGGCCCAGCTGCTACTACAGCACAGAACGAGTTACCATCCGCACAGGACACATTCTTGTgttcaaaaacatcaaaacagaGTGCCATGGAATGGAACATAATGTAAGGGTCTGGAGACTCAGTTTTGAAACCTTGTTAACTTTCcacagtgtttaaaaaatgtgtcactCAAGGTATAAGACGCTGAAAAACAGCAACATGTTGACCTCTACTTGTACaagcattaaaaaataatgcagaCAGAATGCAAGAATGCGTTGTGAATGTGAATGGCTCCTAAAATGACCTCAGATAGTTCtatgtttcccaaaagcatcgttagccaactatggtcacAAGTTCAGCCGTTTTCAGCATAGTTCAACAAATCtgtgttttcagaaaacaaagTTCCAACGAACATTTGCAAACAGCATCGCAAAGTTGTGTGGTTGGAACAACTGCTCTCaacctgtggttagaagcatagtttcttgtttgcATGACATGCGGACTTTATAAATCCTTATCTGGAGCAAAATAAGCATGCCTGACATTCAGTACAATCTGTATCTTtcattttgaatatatataaatttaaaggggacctattatgccccttttcacaagatgtaatatataaagtctctggtgtccccagaatgtgtctgtgaagtttcagctaaaaataccccatagatcatTTATTAGAGCTTGTAAAAATTGCCCCTATTTggatgtgagcaaaaacatgctgtttttgtttgtgtccctttaaatgcaaatgagctgtctaaaagagggcagagctttaaTAGCTCGCACTTCgattgctcaacaacaacaaagctgaaGAATCTtacacagccaaaatgatgattgtcagtaacggtgttcagccttacattgttcaaaccgtaGCTCTAGTACGTTAGAACGATTTTGGAAATAAGGCAATATAGAAATAGAAAAAAGAGAATCAGTCCTCAGATGCCATGTCTGTTAATTTAAAAATGGCATTGATTCAATCTcaaactaattaattaattatccACCACCTGCGTGACATCATTAACCAACGACATTTGAACAACACATTTGCGACAATACGGTTTTGGTTaacagtcgtgactagctagCTGATTTCTTCAACGATGCATCATATGGTAGTTAAGCAGCGAGTTAGATTTAAAATTGGAAAGTGATTAATTCAGATTGATTGATCATTTGAatcatgcaattcattttattaCAACTAATcaattgacagccctagtttgtATTTGTTGTATTTCCTGTATTATTATCTCCAGAGCTTCAAGATTCATATAACAGCTGTAGATTTGCATCAACTGGATATATTTAATCTGAAAGTACAATGAGAGCAGATGAGTAGTTTCAAACATTGCCccctaaaaacaaacaaacaaaccatcAAACTGATTGCAGATACTTGCTGagaatatacagtacaactacATGTCCTCAAAAACACAGTGCACAGCCGATCTTTATTATATGAAAACAGATGGAGTGGGAGGTGATGACACTCAGGGAATCACAGTTTTATTCTCTTCAAGCTGCTGTGTTCCTTTTCTAAATTACACACTCATGTAGCCATATAACCATGCTTTTGCTATTTAAAGAGCAGTCGTGAGTGGAGTgcagctacagaaaaaaagaaaaaaaaaaaaagcacgaggtcatttaaatactcataagctcaaaacttttttatttatgtgtaATCCAGAGAAGTTTGCAGTGAATAAGAAGATCTGCATCCACTGCAACACGACGTTCCACAGCGGCGTAAGCCTGTCCAATCATCTTCGAGCGTATGCGAGACGGAAGAAAATTGCCTTAGTAGAAGGAACAAGTAGGGTTTCATACTTGCTCTTCCAGTCTTTTCTAATTTAATCATCTAGCCTCTCAGCTTTTTATTGATTATAATTACTTTGTTTGTTTCACAGCATATGATTGTAAACAGAAGAGGCAGAGATCAAGGCCTGGGCCAAAAAGGAAGGCGTTTTCATCTTCACACGCCGCCTCTGAAGTGATCTACAGAATGACCTGCAGGTACTTTACAGCACTCCGGTAGTTCATCACCACACTCTCTCCAGCTACCAGCTctcatatctttctttctttcccccAGGTTCTGTGATCTGATCTTCCAGGGTCCTCAGTCTATTCAGGAAGACTGGATCAAGCACTTGCAGAGGCATCTTATGCACACGAGTATCCCCGGCGTGGGTGCAGGTATGATGGAGGTTTCAGCGCTGTGTAAAGAGCTGTGTTCCCCATCTCCCCCCGAGCGCCTGCTCCTGGATACACACCCTCCTCTCAGTCTGCCTGAGGGGGTCTCCTAAGCCACGTTTACACACCAGCTACGCTCGCTGTACACCTGTTCTGCACATGTTCATAAACAAATACACATATAATACTGCATATACATCTCTATATATGAATACAgaatagatatatatatatatatataatataaatgaaagATTTTCTTATATTGCATATTATTCAGTTTTCTCTTTGTTTTATATCCCAATTTTATTGTATCGATCTTCGGTTATTCTTAAGGGCATGTTATTTGCAACATAGATTTAGAGTTTGGCTATATTTATATCTTGGATGTGCACATTAGGCAGTCTCGCTATAGACTGCAGTTCTTGCAAGTCTAAAATCCAGCAGCTAGATTTTAGAAACTATCCAAGATAGTAGAAGAGGTCACTGTTTAGAACATGACTATCAAGATCAAGATCACTTGACTTAATGctatttactgtaattttgcGCCGCAAAGTTTATTTACACTgacaaaaaacatatataaccAATTTTTAAGAGAGTATATTAACATAATAATATATCTACAGTAGTGCTTTATTTCTGGTTAAAAATTCTTATATTTACTCTTATGCATCATTTAACACATTAggaaaaaaatgtcatattGCGTATACTGGGCATTAGAGCCCAAAACATGTAACGCAGCCTATTACCATATTTTTAATGCTATTATCAAAGAAATGAACTGTGAACTTTATGAATACGTCAATGAATATTTTTCAAAGCTTTCTAGTTGTTAAGTAATATCATGGGCAATACTGTCATAATGCAATATTAATTAGTTCTATCTATATAATGTCAAAAAAGTCATTGTTCTATATTATTGTTGTAAGTTGCTAAAATCCATGCAAATGCTATTCTTGCTCATCATTTTATGGTGCTACAATGTAAGGTATATCACACAAAAGTATGAAAACGCAACTAATTATCATGTTTTACTTTAGGATACTAAAGGGAATCTTTACCACTCATTCTTTCTGAGGTAAATGATTTCTTAGCATTTGATTGTATATA
Above is a genomic segment from Chanodichthys erythropterus isolate Z2021 chromosome 21, ASM2448905v1, whole genome shotgun sequence containing:
- the znf644b gene encoding zinc finger protein 644, whose product is MAAVKESTEEDKEVESSSDTQDLTSTSSPNNNNNSLDPPEPLPLDSHQNPLNGVQPNPFVCGSVPAAPSTNDSLPSGALVNGAASHCTSEESCVHNKDMSPLPGTDTSPEVLPPPSELQSDTRQKAEGCALKVQPAQASSESNNSDGEAPLDVLVGEGLDNRPISRLLARKEIKAGCLWDFDSELSESSSDDCDGLTWGLQEKFMRILLKSSVAGDGVRTKVEIDGAPPANQRRRMRKNHTMERADTGGKVYDGFDYASQNSLSDEDSDFEPSINKEHAFRKEPESLKAYAGLRLEKFCDKSAAMKELISSEKEERCDEGGSDVETNTYMGEKSARLKTETKTGEELSFFPCSKCNDNFKEKRHLHRHMMYHLDRNKKVRQEHVPRPFICRECGRSFRDLTSLQKHIIIHQVRRERLMEEIKGFSKIDVEGRRACLQCPQCVFGTKCPKTFVHHGKTNEKEKLSYSCEECDHMTTTTMEAQECTSHHNTCGKTGNSFVCQNCTFTSTNRYSLRKHMEFIHGQPYYESYEAQPHRNMDDHIKALFDQPKTKDSSLLMPKIQSTEKQSVRDRGELPFRPNGSADLNVRSKETQKACDGFSSSLIKWSPGSPANKLSPFSLRSDKPSKLSPLPTEKIDVTTGLPYVEEDNQEYESAVSEKRTKYLSSFDVHLTTKTEIVSKEACLNPGTESHPKDPSTGSTLALQPLRHKIPSKRKMSIPYRNTHANIPHVRLPKCEPESPQWDSSTPQEGDDNEGAQDFSDCTKDQFYSNTPSDYFIPLNNNILDYSNLTNPDNSRVEDSDDICTFIVKEECIESIISEDNPDQVVYQQSDPYAEYIVNPLSMVGRKCCPYCPAVFESGVGLSNHVRGHLHRVGLSYDARHVVSPEQVASQDRQPRIRRKIPSVNRRIRKDKPESKTEHTCPLCLGWFDTKTGLSNHVRGHLKRIGKPISGASKSPLCILTELLQDEEEYRNIMRVFGSRPHLSKPFVSQKFASSDGLFLTSSGIPMKIHHATGTPDQEQWTMIRSPQVDRERKRADEVRSSTLEDLLGNTKVEQEMEDEDARTPLTISNTSGSIPRSPSVKLDPTWSQEKFAVNKKICIHCNTTFHSGVSLSNHLRAYARRKKIALVEGTTYDCKQKRQRSRPGPKRKAFSSSHAASEVIYRMTCRFCDLIFQGPQSIQEDWIKHLQRHLMHTSIPGVGAGMMEVSALCKELCSPSPPERLLLDTHPPLSLPEGVS